The Blattabacterium cuenoti genome includes the window TAATAACAGAAATCATATCAGAAACTGGATCTGAAAGAATTGACACAAAAAAGATAATCGAAACATTTATGAAAAAAATTAAAGAAAGTCTTACATCAGGAGAAAATGTATATCTCAGAGGATTTGGATCATTTATTATTAAATATAGAGCAAAAAAACTTGGTCGTCATATTTCAAAAGATAAATCTATTGTAATTCCTGCACATAATATTCCTGCATTTAAACCATCAAAATCTTTTGTTGAACTCGTTAAAGAAAAAGTTCCTATAACAACAAATTAGGTTAAAAAAAAATATATCAACTACGATTAATATGCCAAACGGAAAAAAAAGAAAACGAAAAAAAATAGCTACTCATAAAAGAAAAAAAAGAAACAGAAAAAATAGACATAAAAAGAAAAAATAACAATAAATATTAGTTTTATTGATTATTGATGATTTCTTGTTTTTTTTTTGTATATGATAAAAAAGTTAGTTATCCATGCAGATGAACAAAACGTTAACATAGCATTTTTAGAAAATGATAATTTATTAGAAATTCATAGCGAAAATTATAAAACAGAATTTTCTGTAGGAAATATATATTTAGGTATAGTCAAAAAAATATCTTATGGATTAAATGCAGCAATTATTGATATTGGACATTCAAAAGGAGCATTTCTACATTATAAAGATATATTATTTCAATCGAACATTATTATTAATAAAAAAATACAACTAATAGAATATTTTCATAATTATTTTTTTATTAATCAAAACATAGAAGAACAACAAGAAAATAAAAATTTTTATTCTATCGAAAATCTATTACAAATTGGACAAAAAATTTTAGTACAAATATCAAAAGAAGCTATTTCTAATAAAGGGCCTAAATTAACTACCAAAATTTGTATTCCAGGAAAAAATTTAATTTTAATTCCTTTTTCTGAAAAAATTTATGTTTCACATAAAATAAATAATTATAAAGAAAAACTTAGATTGGTTTCAATTATTCAAAAAATTAAACCCAAAAATTATGGAATTATTATTCGTACGGCATCCTATAATATAGAGCATGATATTTTAAAAAGAGAATTATTCTTTTTAAGAAGTAAATGGACATCTATTTTAAATCAATTAATTACTACATGTTCATTACCAATTAAAGTATTTAGTGAATGTAGTAAAACTTATAGTTTATTAAGAGATATTTTAGATAATGATTTCAAATATATTTATTGCAATAATTATTTCTTATGCAAAGAAATACATTCATACTTATCGTGGATTTTACCACAAGATAAAATAATTATTAAATATTATGAAGGAAAATTGCCAATATTTA containing:
- a CDS encoding HU family DNA-binding protein, giving the protein MTKADIITEIISETGSERIDTKKIIETFMKKIKESLTSGENVYLRGFGSFIIKYRAKKLGRHISKDKSIVIPAHNIPAFKPSKSFVELVKEKVPITTN
- a CDS encoding Rne/Rng family ribonuclease — protein: MIKKLVIHADEQNVNIAFLENDNLLEIHSENYKTEFSVGNIYLGIVKKISYGLNAAIIDIGHSKGAFLHYKDILFQSNIIINKKIQLIEYFHNYFFINQNIEEQQENKNFYSIENLLQIGQKILVQISKEAISNKGPKLTTKICIPGKNLILIPFSEKIYVSHKINNYKEKLRLVSIIQKIKPKNYGIIIRTASYNIEHDILKRELFFLRSKWTSILNQLITTCSLPIKVFSECSKTYSLLRDILDNDFKYIYCNNYFLCKEIHSYLSWILPQDKIIIKYYEGKLPIFKKYGITKQMQNSLGKHVPLKNGAYLVIEHTEALHVIDVNSGMINHIQDNYIEESYRLENIILKVNLSAATEIARQLRLRDMGGIIIVDFIDMSDPFLKQILYDHLKQEMKNDKAKHKILPPNEFGIVQFTRHRVKPELKYITKNNNLIELEYSPMFYIHHIEFIIETMIKNKFNKGIQLHIHPFVAAYLKKGFPSIQQKWFFKYKTWIKIISNTMLKYTEYQILNQQHKIILSSFKRN